The sequence below is a genomic window from Armatimonadota bacterium.
TGACGGTGATTGTTCTGGGACTGGTCTTCATTCCGGTTACCAGGACTTTCGAATTTACTCGACAGGCCGAAGTGATGGTCAGGACCCAGGACAACGCGCGCATCGCCATGGAACAGATAAGCCGTGATTTGGCGGATGCCATGTATGTTTTCGACAATACGCGGGACCCAATCAATTTTAAGGTAAAAGATGCAACGGGTAGAACAGTTTTCGTCCCAGTATATTACGCCAAAATTGATTTGGTTCTTCCTCGCATGAGATGCTATTGTACTAGCCCGAAACATCCTAATAACCAGCCGAGGGATTTTCCGAGACACGATCCTTCTAATCCCGATTTTGACGAATCAGCGCCAAGGTGTAAGTATGATGGATCGTTGCTGGAAATCCGGCCTGCCGAGCCACTTGCGCCTGATACTTTTATTGTTCGCTATTTCATAGGCCTGAGAGATCCGACAGCAGAGTATTCGAATAGTTATGCGAGCAAGACAGCAGTCCCGGGTACTGATAATATGTTTGTCCTTTACCGGGCAGAGTTTAGTCTCTACGATGATAACTTATTTGACCCAAGCATTCCCGTACAGGACCGACTGTCTTATCCAAACTTTTTCTATGATGAACCATACTGCAAACGCTGGAAGCAAATAAGCAGGCCTATGGTTACGGTGGAGAATACCGACCTAGTGAACATTAGATTTGAAGGTGTAAATCCAATCGTTATGCCGACGGTAAAGTTTATGCCGACGGCCGTCTACAACGATCCCATGGTTCCAACTGTGGAAAAGAGTGATGCTCCGGAGTTTGGCGATGCACCGCCAACCGTTTATAAAGCGACCTATGGACATTGGGTTCTGCCCTACGAGGTTATGCTATTGCGAAAAGATCCGAAGAATCCAGGCTCGCATATATTGTATAAGACAGCTCAGAGCACCGATGGAAATGGCAATCCGTTTATAGGCATCTTTAGGGATGGAAAGCTGATATTCAATATAACAAAATACCTGGCTACGAAGAATACCAGTAAATATGGCGCCGGGATAATCGAACCAGCGAAGCCTGAAGTTGCCTTCACGATTGATCCGGTTAAAGGCACTGCGAATTTCGCCTTTCCGGTAGTAAACGACCAAATCAGCAGTAGAGCGGGCGGTACAATGGCGATTAGCAAGATGGGTAGCACTGACGATATCAACGCGGCTTATATTAGTTCAGGATACCGCGACCGATACCGCCGCTTCCTAATCAATGATCCTACTGATACTTCAGACCCAGTTTCCGAGATACTACTTAATGCACGGGTTGTACCGATGTCCGAGCGTGTAGTAGCACCTTGTGCCACCCCGGGTTCAAACTATGGAAAACCAATTCTGTATAGTCGGACTCCACTATATTGCTACGAGCCAGATTATAACCAATACAAGCTGGATATTGATTATGGCATCGGAGGCAATGGAACACCTTGTGAAGGCGTCGCGGCAATTTTCTTCCATTCCCTTCAGACCCAGGAGAGAGGATCAGGTGTACCATTGCCGCCGGGGAAAGACAATGTGTTTGTCTTTTATCAGGTGCAGAACAATCTTGCAGATGACACATTGCGGGCAAATTATGTGACAAAGAGCTTGATAACAGTGACGTTAGGCATAAAAATGTATGACCCAGCATCAGGTAAGCCACAGAATATCGAACTTACAAATAAGGTGCGCATTAGGAACGTTGCCTCATGAGCGGGTGGTGTAAACGAATGCAAAAAGATCAACCGGGCAAAAATACATTGGCTAACCAAAGTGGCCAGTCGCTCATACTGGCATTGACAATTATGTTCCTTTTGCTCTTCCTTGGCGGCATATTTGTTGCTCTCATTGCTCGAAACTTGGTGAGAGCACAAAGAAGCGGCGAAAGCTTGTCGGCGGAGTATCTTGCCGAGGTTGGTATACGATATGCAGACCACCAACTAACCTACAGCGAGGAAGGGGCGGACTGGCGGCCAGTGCCGACATTCCCGAAAGTAGTCCAAGCAATCGCAAATGGCCAAAACCCTGAGTCCTTACCCCCGGCAGATAAACCCAATCCATTGGACCCTGATTACCAGTGGCTAATAAGAGGTTTCAGCAGGTTTAATTATGGTAAAGGACGATTTCTCCTCCTCGTAACCTATGAGCCGAAGCGTGGCGACCCGATGTCAAAGTATATCAAGATAACGTCAATTGGACGCTCGGGAATTGTTGACCAGAATGACCCCACTACTTGGACAAAACAGCCTTCTCGTTTGCGCTCCGAACTCGTTGCATATAAGGCAATTTGCATTACCGATTACGCCAGGTTTATAACAAACAAAGATAGAAGGACAGGTGCATTACCCCTAGGCACTCCAAGGTTTACAACAAACTTCGGAGAGCTAGTGAATAATAACATTCATGGCGCACCTATCCGTGTAAATGGCGATTTAATTTGGCACGGCAAGAACTACGTTTGGCTGGATGCAAGTAGGGGTGATGTTGTAGAAGTGGCTGGCGATATAAGCCATGCTTCGCCGCCATCACCATCGGAACCAGATGTCACCGCCGTCTATGTTAATGGTGTTCAGGCAGAGGAAAGCAGTTCGCCGACTTTCAATACAAGTCCAGATGATCCTAATGCTGAGATTGGAAAGTACAGAGATGGCAGACTCGAACCTGACGTACAAAAGAGGCCAAGGCACATTACTAGGATTGAGCCACCTTTGATAGATGCGCTCGGTACCGCAAGCAGGGTGACAAGATATCGTGAGCTTACTCGGAATTCAGGCGAGTGGAAACAGACAAGACAAGGCGAATGGTATAATACAGGCTATTACGGTTGGGGCAAGGGTATTTATATCGCAAACTTTCGCGACGTCCAAACTGAAAGCGAGGGTTATACCCTTCGGGCAAACTGGACTCAGCCTGGTACAGAGTATTGGAATGGCCCATATTACACGCCGCCTGCTGTAACTATCACCCTTTTTCCTTATGACCTCGACAATGCTGATAATGATAATAAACCCGAGACCGGACCAGATATTGTTATAACAAGGGATGAGAGAACTCGCTATATATGGCGCGACCGGGATGGCAATCCCCTTCCTGCCACCGGTGAGCAAATTATAATGCAATATCCAGAAAACGGTGTGATATTTGCCGAGGGGAATATACGGATTAAAGGCGTGCTTCCTCCAAAGGTCCAGCTCACTGTTGTATCTGGCGCAACTATCTACATTGACGGAAACATTCTCCGAAATCCAGCCGAGCCCGATGAAAGCGCAATCGCCCTGCTAGCCGAAGATTATGTATGCGTAAACACGACGCAGTTTTTTGGGCCTGCAAGAGAAGTCCCGCTTCCAAATCCAGGCGCAGAACATTTTGACGTTTCCCCAAAATCGTCATTCTGGTTTAGTTTTACATTTGGAGCAGATCCAGCTAGGGCATATCCGAACATTCCTGTCAGGCTTTATGCAAGACATACAGCAGCTCCTGGTGGCGCGAGCTATATAAACCTTCTGCTGAACTATCCGCCCAACCAAGCCGAGGTAAATTCCAATCCATATTATTCGTTCTACATGTTTAATCCAAGTGCAAACTTAGTTCCTTTGCGATATGTTTATCCTCTTGGCGATATGATTTTGAACCCAAACACTTATTGGACCCAGCAATACGATGAGTGGGAGTGCGCAGCATTCCCACTGGAAATCTCCTACCCTGGTAATAAGAGTCCAAATTATGCGATTTGGGGACTCCCCGGCAAGGAGAATTATATTGGTTTCCAGCTCGACCAGAGTATGCCGTTTGGGACTGGCACGCAGGATTATTATCTGTCGCGAGCGTTCATCCAGCCGCTAGATATAAGGATAGAAGCACTCATATATGCGCAGAATAAGTCGTTCTTTATTATCCCTGGTCCGTGGATGAATCCTGACCCAACGGACACAGAAGAAAACTTCCGAAGGCTTGGTCATCGGCCGCCTGGGACAAATCCGTTTTGGCCGTTTTATGGCCAGCCACCTGATATACGAATAATTGTCTACGGCTCTATAAGCGAGAATTTGCCTGCGCCCATTGGTGATTCAAGCGCTTGGATGGAAAAGTGGGGTTGGATTCCACCTGAACATGGAACGTCTGGTGAGTTTGTTGATGCATATAGGCCTCCTCTCGACCCCAACCAGAATGGGAAAACAGACAAAAGGGCGGGTTTAACTTTTGTTTATGACGACCAGCTGTCATATCCTTATGTAGCAATCAGTCCAACTCAAGAAATTCCAGTTCGTTGTGATGAGTATGGTAGAGTTCTGCCGCTACTTCCAAAGTTGCCAGTAAGCCCACAAATGTTGTATATGGGTGAACCCACTTAATATGGAATATTTGGAACAAGACAGGCTGTGAAGTAATCAGAATAAATGAGAAAACATGGGCTACACCGGTTGAAACGGTGGTGAATTTTTCATGAAATACAAGTTTGTAATTACAATTGCAATTTTGGTTTGCGTTGTGTTGCTGACCAGCGTAGTGCAAGCGGCTGGCTTTGTATATTCAGGCAGCCGAAAGGAGATCAAAGCTGGCGTTTTAATCTTTAAATACAATAATGCGGGAAATATTGAATACAGCAAAGCAAGCGATCCATATATATTTTATGTAATGGACCAGCGGAGCGAGCTCAAGCCAGCCGGCTGGGAATTCGTCAATCCTTTGGCGCCCTCAAGAGTGACGCCAGACATTATTAATAGATGGGGGTCAGCTTATAAAGCTGGCGACCAAGTAACAAAGGACATGGCTTGCTATTGGGAAGTCAAGATAGATGCTCCATTTTCTGATTTAGCGAAGTTCGACGTGCTCTTTATGACATGTCCTTCTAGTTCAAACCTTTTGCTTAAGCCACGTGATATCGAAAAACTTCGGAAAATGGTTGACGCCGGCGGCGTAATTTGGATCGAAGACCGTGGGGGCGCTAGATTTAGCGACACAAATGCTTTTTTTATACGCGATTTGGATTTTGGCACAGGCGGTTCGCCAGGATTAGCAAATGTTCCCAACCCAGCACATCCGCTGCTTACCATGCCTTTTACTCTTAGCTGGGAGGAAGTAAGCAACCTTGGACCGGGCCCAGAATTGATTGGAAGGAACTTCATATCAGCCGCAGACCCTCACTATTTTGCCCCCATAGTTTTGTCACAAGGGAGATTAATTGTGGCGGCTGCTCAATATGGCAGTGGCCATATCGTTGCTGTTGGCGAGAATGTGGGGACTGCAATTAGTAGCGCTGTAGGTAACGGCCCATACGCAAAACAGAATTGGATGCTTGCCCAAACCGAAGATTTAAAATTCGCCTACAATATTGTGAGCTGGGGCTCGGAGCATACTACTTTCCATAAAAATCCTCGCCATACAGGTTATTCATTTGAGCGAATGAGTAACAACTTGGCGATACTGTGGAAATTCCTAACTCCAACTAGCTCAATGGAAACAGGTTCTTCGCCAGCTTTCCTCGACAATATGGTTTTTTACGTCGACAACCAGGGCATACTCCATGCGTTTGATCTTATGCCAGAACGAGATAGAGACAACGATGGAAATCCTGACGATGGTAAACCCGATTTTGGGACGGGTACGCCTTACGATGAAGTGTGGTTTGATCAGGTGGGCCCGGCATCGTCGCCCACAACTGCCTATGTTTCGGTAGGTGGCAATTTTATCCCAGCTGTGTTTGTGACAACAAAAGAAGGCAAAGTTATCGGATACTGCGCTCGCGACGGAAGTCAGAAACACGACGCCCTTAATCTCGGTGTTCCTTTTGCAAGCGACTACGATATCCCTGCGCCAACCTTTTGTGATGGAGTGCTCTATTGTGGAAGTTTGGATGGCAGACTTTACGCTCACGACTATAATAGAGACATTTCCTGGGTGTGGCCAAGGCCGCCTCAGTACTCAGGTATTGGCCAGGTTTTAAACTCGCCTACCATTGGATATTTCCGCAATCCGGCGACCGGAGCGGTTGACCAGGTGCTTCA
It includes:
- a CDS encoding type II secretion system GspH family protein; this translates as MKRFLKSNKGFTLLEILIVIALTVIVLGLVFIPVTRTFEFTRQAEVMVRTQDNARIAMEQISRDLADAMYVFDNTRDPINFKVKDATGRTVFVPVYYAKIDLVLPRMRCYCTSPKHPNNQPRDFPRHDPSNPDFDESAPRCKYDGSLLEIRPAEPLAPDTFIVRYFIGLRDPTAEYSNSYASKTAVPGTDNMFVLYRAEFSLYDDNLFDPSIPVQDRLSYPNFFYDEPYCKRWKQISRPMVTVENTDLVNIRFEGVNPIVMPTVKFMPTAVYNDPMVPTVEKSDAPEFGDAPPTVYKATYGHWVLPYEVMLLRKDPKNPGSHILYKTAQSTDGNGNPFIGIFRDGKLIFNITKYLATKNTSKYGAGIIEPAKPEVAFTIDPVKGTANFAFPVVNDQISSRAGGTMAISKMGSTDDINAAYISSGYRDRYRRFLINDPTDTSDPVSEILLNARVVPMSERVVAPCATPGSNYGKPILYSRTPLYCYEPDYNQYKLDIDYGIGGNGTPCEGVAAIFFHSLQTQERGSGVPLPPGKDNVFVFYQVQNNLADDTLRANYVTKSLITVTLGIKMYDPASGKPQNIELTNKVRIRNVAS